One stretch of Rosistilla oblonga DNA includes these proteins:
- a CDS encoding right-handed parallel beta-helix repeat-containing protein: MNNTSRKSRRVRKSKWWLSMLLATGLPAVCAPNQSEAQQYGARYGLGHVAGEGVGLDDGYTRIGAFVPLMQPSSDVLFFTDTQLLLYNEQTEAKGGNLGGGVRYFDATMNRIFGGYTYYDYRDRDIAQYHQVGFGFETLGSVFDARMNVNLPTNTDVQQVSTGLLGTPRFGGAAGQNIIVGVEGYQQALTTIDGEMGGLLYGEDAFQIKAFIGGYGLYGQDTSEAGVKGRLEFRVNDTAWVNGFLQNDGLFGTTGGMSVEFRFGRGNPGSSLQSVSNRMNDPVHRRNHIAVHDTYQDILATAAGNAITVLHVDSNSAAGSGGVFDPVNTLAAASNQPQDIVFVHGDSVFDGESILVSTEGQRLLGEGFAHSFVSDQGSFLLPRVNPNAATPRIINAPDTAITVAADNVEVAGFAIADTGRFGIFGDGVSGFDVHNNTIERSFVGVFFDNVNGTGSIQSNTANNNQFLGISVVGNMTGDIANNTANDNSGPGYASGIVVDGNLDGNMIFNTTNGNQGIGIVVTGNVTGDLAANTANNSDGGSGIVVQGRVNGLVQANSANNNERYGMEIGGDVIGDVLDNVTNENGDGGLFIEGQLLGSLARNEANDNLSSLGLLQSGSGLFVLGGVEGDIVENSTNANAVDGMFIRSDVTGDVSGNWSQENGGNGITIVGDLTGDMNNNNAVLNAQNGARVLGSQTGNVVGNTFDDNGNGLFISGSLVGEVRDNIASGNNDQGIDIANNLTSTAVTGNMTNRNLGHGFRVGGDVLRAAPGNPVVFENNQANENRNNGFEFAGNVDAVIRDTVANDNGGHGLRVGGLAVGQVIQNQTNANGGSGMRFEGDVAGLAAPGSAPLAFASNEANGNGTAGLHNGIHVGGGVYGLVAGNVTNDNSVNGFQAGDVAGEYFYNNTANNNQFNGIVLEDVNVPGAGRFSLNTANGNGGDGIRMNDTNATISNNTASNNGDDGIDVDGTLFAAPGPNTLLGNGDADGGDLDNSGFEGDQPGE, translated from the coding sequence ATGAACAATACGAGTCGCAAATCTCGACGCGTTAGAAAATCAAAGTGGTGGTTGTCGATGTTGCTCGCGACCGGACTGCCAGCCGTGTGTGCGCCCAACCAATCCGAGGCCCAACAATATGGAGCCCGTTACGGACTGGGGCACGTTGCCGGCGAGGGTGTCGGTCTGGACGATGGTTACACGCGGATCGGCGCGTTTGTTCCGCTGATGCAACCCAGCAGCGATGTGCTGTTTTTCACCGATACTCAACTGCTCCTTTATAACGAACAAACCGAAGCCAAAGGGGGAAATTTGGGGGGCGGTGTTCGCTATTTCGACGCGACGATGAATCGCATCTTCGGCGGATACACGTATTACGATTACCGCGATCGCGACATCGCGCAATACCATCAGGTCGGCTTCGGTTTTGAGACGCTAGGGTCGGTCTTCGATGCCCGGATGAACGTCAACTTGCCAACCAACACCGACGTGCAACAGGTCTCGACGGGGCTGTTGGGGACACCACGTTTCGGAGGTGCCGCGGGGCAGAACATCATCGTTGGAGTCGAAGGTTATCAGCAGGCATTGACCACGATCGACGGCGAGATGGGAGGCCTGCTGTACGGGGAGGATGCCTTCCAGATCAAGGCATTTATTGGTGGATATGGCCTGTATGGTCAGGATACAAGCGAAGCGGGCGTGAAGGGGCGGTTGGAGTTCCGCGTCAACGATACCGCTTGGGTAAACGGCTTTCTGCAAAACGATGGCCTGTTCGGTACGACGGGGGGAATGTCGGTCGAATTCCGATTTGGACGTGGCAATCCGGGCAGCTCGTTGCAAAGCGTTTCGAACCGGATGAACGATCCGGTCCATCGACGCAATCACATCGCGGTCCACGATACGTACCAGGACATCCTGGCAACCGCCGCTGGCAACGCGATTACGGTGTTGCACGTCGACAGCAATTCCGCGGCAGGCAGCGGCGGCGTGTTTGATCCGGTCAACACGTTGGCGGCTGCATCGAACCAGCCGCAAGATATCGTGTTTGTGCACGGCGACAGTGTCTTTGATGGCGAATCCATTCTCGTCAGCACCGAAGGGCAGAGGTTGTTGGGGGAAGGTTTTGCCCACAGCTTTGTTAGCGATCAGGGCTCGTTTTTGCTGCCGCGAGTTAATCCAAACGCTGCGACGCCGCGGATTATCAACGCCCCGGACACTGCGATCACGGTGGCGGCCGACAACGTGGAGGTGGCCGGTTTTGCGATCGCCGACACCGGCAGATTTGGCATCTTTGGTGATGGCGTCAGCGGCTTTGACGTCCATAACAATACGATTGAGCGGTCTTTTGTTGGCGTCTTTTTCGACAACGTCAACGGGACCGGTTCGATCCAGAGCAACACTGCCAACAACAATCAATTCTTAGGGATTTCAGTGGTGGGGAATATGACCGGTGATATTGCGAATAACACCGCGAATGACAACTCGGGCCCAGGGTATGCGTCTGGCATCGTGGTGGATGGCAATTTGGACGGCAATATGATCTTCAACACCACCAACGGCAACCAAGGGATAGGGATTGTTGTCACCGGTAACGTGACAGGTGACCTGGCGGCCAACACCGCCAACAATTCGGATGGGGGATCGGGTATCGTGGTTCAGGGCAGGGTCAACGGCCTGGTGCAAGCCAACTCGGCGAACAACAACGAGCGATACGGCATGGAGATCGGCGGGGATGTGATCGGCGATGTGCTGGACAACGTCACTAACGAAAACGGCGATGGCGGCTTGTTCATCGAAGGTCAATTGCTTGGCTCGCTCGCTCGCAACGAGGCCAACGATAATCTGAGTTCGCTGGGGCTGTTGCAAAGCGGCAGCGGGCTGTTTGTCCTAGGCGGTGTGGAAGGCGATATCGTCGAAAACTCGACAAACGCCAACGCCGTCGACGGGATGTTTATCCGCAGCGATGTGACCGGCGATGTTAGTGGCAATTGGTCTCAAGAAAACGGCGGCAACGGAATCACAATCGTTGGCGATCTTACGGGAGATATGAACAATAACAACGCGGTCTTGAACGCTCAAAATGGTGCGCGTGTGCTGGGCAGCCAGACGGGCAATGTCGTCGGCAATACATTTGACGACAACGGAAACGGATTGTTCATCAGCGGAAGCCTGGTCGGCGAGGTTCGCGACAACATCGCCAGCGGAAACAACGATCAAGGCATCGATATCGCCAACAACCTGACAAGCACTGCTGTCACTGGCAATATGACAAATCGCAACCTCGGTCATGGCTTCCGCGTGGGAGGCGATGTTCTGAGAGCCGCTCCGGGAAATCCGGTGGTCTTCGAAAACAACCAGGCCAATGAGAACCGGAACAACGGATTCGAGTTTGCGGGAAACGTTGACGCAGTGATTCGTGATACGGTTGCCAATGACAACGGTGGGCATGGTCTGCGAGTGGGAGGACTCGCAGTTGGGCAAGTAATCCAAAATCAAACCAACGCCAATGGTGGATCGGGAATGCGTTTTGAAGGCGATGTCGCAGGCCTAGCAGCTCCAGGCTCGGCGCCTCTCGCGTTCGCATCCAACGAAGCAAACGGAAACGGCACCGCAGGACTCCACAATGGGATTCATGTTGGTGGCGGTGTCTATGGCTTGGTGGCGGGTAACGTCACCAACGATAACAGTGTCAATGGCTTCCAAGCCGGAGACGTTGCCGGAGAATATTTCTACAACAACACTGCGAACAACAATCAGTTCAATGGGATCGTCTTGGAAGATGTCAATGTTCCCGGCGCGGGACGATTTTCGCTTAACACCGCCAACGGCAACGGCGGCGACGGAATCCGAATGAACGACACCAACGCCACGATCAGCAACAACACGGCCAGCAACAATGGCGACGACGGGATCGATGTTGACGGCACACTCTTTGCCGCACCAGGGCCCAATACTTTGCTTGGCAACGGAGACGCCGACGGTGGCGATCTCGATAACAGCGGATTCGAAGGAGATCAGCCCGGCGAATAG
- the rnr gene encoding ribonuclease R: MEVSSELADAIVRYVHSPEYRPCKPKQIMQALELEDEQYREVRRTVKWLVLQGQLDYASNHLVIPPGEVHATKRRQSSPLVRGIFRLAQAGFGFIRQEGTGEQAAPLEDVFVPEPYVADAFDGDFVEARLVTNRSRSRGGMEGHIERVIKRATRQFSGTFRKSGQENLVLLDGTHLKHPISVGDTRGLPLKNDDKVVVEVVQFPERDGSGGQGVIMEVLGSSKNPAVDTMAVMRQYGLPEEFPEEVMAAAREQADKFDESIPADRRDLTDLLTLTIDPFDARDFDDAISLQAIENDHWRLSVHIADVSHFIPEGSILDQDAKQRATSVYLPDRVVPMIPEIISNHLASLQPDRVRYAKTVEIEFTGGGAVVATQVYNSAIRSDCRLTYEQVDQFLDNPDLMRQKLGDAICDQLQRMHTLAMKLRARRMEQGSLEMDLPEIKIDLDSNGKVRGAHLVVNTESHQVIEEFMLAANQGVATWFDDMKFDFLRRIHPAPERRKLRQLAQFLKDIGIPGDDLENRHAVRRVLKSVKNTPLDYAVNYAVLKATNKAIYGPHREGHYALAMDHYCHFTSPIRRYPDLTIHRMVQKLTEGNKNPSDPMPVLIRLGHHCSDQEKNAEAAERELIRIKLLHHMNKNIGETFEAVVTRVHPDGLYARGIKMPAEGYISIDKLPPDNYRFERKGHRLEGFREGNQFRLGDRVVVKIDKVDMQARELFYGLVSKDRGKGPKHHLKNKAKPATAGTAKKRDRRGGKKKRKH, translated from the coding sequence ATGGAAGTATCATCAGAACTCGCAGATGCGATCGTACGTTATGTTCACAGTCCCGAATATCGACCCTGCAAGCCGAAGCAGATCATGCAGGCGTTGGAGTTGGAGGACGAACAATATCGCGAAGTCCGCCGCACGGTGAAGTGGCTCGTCCTGCAAGGACAACTCGATTACGCATCGAACCATCTCGTGATTCCGCCCGGTGAGGTGCATGCGACCAAGCGGCGGCAGAGTTCTCCGCTGGTCCGCGGCATCTTTCGGCTGGCTCAAGCCGGTTTTGGCTTCATCCGCCAAGAGGGAACCGGCGAACAAGCGGCTCCGCTGGAGGACGTCTTTGTGCCCGAACCGTATGTCGCCGACGCCTTCGACGGCGACTTTGTCGAAGCCCGTCTGGTCACCAACCGCTCGCGATCGCGGGGCGGAATGGAAGGGCATATCGAACGGGTGATCAAACGCGCCACGCGGCAGTTTTCCGGAACGTTCCGCAAAAGCGGGCAGGAGAATCTCGTCCTTCTGGATGGCACGCATCTGAAGCATCCGATCTCGGTCGGCGATACGCGGGGCTTGCCGCTGAAGAACGATGACAAAGTGGTTGTCGAAGTCGTTCAGTTCCCCGAGCGCGACGGCAGCGGCGGCCAGGGCGTGATCATGGAGGTCTTGGGGAGCAGCAAAAATCCGGCTGTCGATACGATGGCGGTGATGCGGCAATACGGTTTGCCCGAAGAGTTCCCCGAGGAAGTGATGGCCGCAGCGCGGGAACAAGCCGACAAGTTTGACGAATCGATTCCGGCCGACCGTCGCGATCTGACCGATCTGCTGACGCTGACGATCGATCCGTTTGATGCCCGTGATTTCGACGATGCGATCTCGCTGCAGGCGATCGAAAACGATCACTGGCGGCTGTCGGTTCACATCGCCGACGTCTCGCACTTCATCCCCGAAGGATCGATCCTCGATCAGGATGCCAAGCAGCGGGCGACCAGCGTCTATCTGCCCGACCGCGTCGTGCCGATGATCCCCGAGATCATCAGCAACCATTTGGCCAGTCTGCAGCCCGATCGGGTTCGGTATGCGAAGACCGTCGAAATCGAATTCACCGGCGGCGGTGCGGTTGTCGCCACGCAGGTCTACAACAGCGCGATCCGCAGCGATTGTCGGCTGACTTACGAACAGGTCGATCAGTTTTTAGATAACCCCGACTTGATGCGGCAGAAGCTGGGGGATGCGATCTGCGATCAATTGCAGCGAATGCACACGTTGGCGATGAAGCTGCGAGCCCGCCGGATGGAGCAGGGATCGCTCGAAATGGACCTGCCCGAGATCAAGATCGATCTCGATTCCAACGGCAAGGTCCGCGGTGCCCATCTGGTCGTTAACACCGAAAGCCACCAGGTGATCGAAGAATTTATGCTCGCCGCGAACCAAGGCGTTGCGACTTGGTTCGACGACATGAAGTTCGATTTCCTGCGCCGCATCCACCCCGCTCCCGAACGCCGCAAGCTGCGCCAACTGGCTCAATTCCTGAAGGATATCGGTATCCCCGGGGATGATTTAGAGAACCGCCACGCGGTCCGCCGAGTCTTGAAATCGGTCAAGAACACGCCGTTGGATTATGCGGTCAACTACGCTGTACTTAAGGCGACTAACAAAGCGATCTACGGTCCGCATCGCGAGGGGCACTACGCTTTGGCGATGGATCACTATTGCCACTTCACCAGCCCGATCCGCCGCTATCCCGACCTCACGATCCATCGGATGGTGCAGAAGTTGACCGAAGGGAACAAGAATCCCAGCGATCCGATGCCGGTGTTGATCCGATTGGGGCACCACTGCAGCGATCAAGAGAAGAACGCCGAAGCAGCCGAACGCGAATTGATCCGCATCAAGTTGCTGCATCATATGAATAAGAATATCGGCGAAACCTTTGAAGCCGTGGTCACGCGGGTCCATCCCGACGGACTGTACGCACGCGGGATCAAGATGCCGGCCGAAGGTTACATCTCGATCGATAAACTGCCGCCGGACAACTACCGCTTCGAACGCAAGGGGCATCGATTGGAAGGCTTCCGCGAAGGGAACCAGTTCCGGCTGGGAGATCGCGTGGTGGTCAAGATCGACAAGGTCGACATGCAGGCGCGGGAGCTGTTCTACGGCTTGGTCAGCAAGGATCGCGGCAAGGGGCCGAAGCACCATCTGAAGAACAAAGCCAAGCCGGCGACGGCGGGAACTGCGAAAAAACGGGACCGCCGCGGCGGCAAAAAGAAACGCAAACACTAG
- a CDS encoding serine/threonine protein kinase, producing MANPAADGDDPVRPASDRQFDESASSEDPRRDSSFTEPASDEFDENDEQFRAVVQRLQRRWPQDAKTDYKFETIDHSELRIANYASGTKVGRFILEHKVGQGGFGIVFKAIDPQLERDVAIKLPRVDCDAGQTDRIHREARIVATLEHPNIVRVYEAGIDGETSFIVSQFCDGPDLRMWLLSNDNHPSPEQSAELIAELADAIAYAHHNGVLHRDIKPGNVLLFPNNGSTPASSKPARCRLPFIPKITDFGLASMQSDDWSRTRTSVVIGTPMYMAPECMGAGTQRPGAGCDIYSLGAILYELLTKRPPLEGEFFGQLLHRIGNDVPVPPHVVFPDVPIDLSLICSKCLSKEVDDRYRSAEELHDDLRRFLDGQPIHARLPTWRDRFARWTSRPQRLRFAGLYTIWMHLIVVSWLVVQLSTSIALGVKLPDMAAHIRDIAMVSCLLHLPNAWLGWRVFRGSRWAFIPAMLTSAASFGILCYSAFNSSVAFDYNYPTTLSKVAIFSILIIASLIDSLNYVFATPAHLRTAQPDNDFRRSLL from the coding sequence TTGGCTAACCCCGCCGCCGATGGCGACGACCCCGTCCGTCCGGCAAGCGATCGACAGTTCGACGAATCTGCAAGTTCCGAAGACCCACGCCGCGATTCCTCTTTCACCGAACCAGCGTCCGATGAATTCGACGAAAACGACGAACAATTCAGGGCCGTCGTGCAACGTCTGCAGCGTCGCTGGCCGCAGGATGCAAAGACCGATTATAAATTCGAGACGATCGATCATTCCGAATTGAGAATCGCGAACTACGCATCGGGAACAAAGGTCGGTCGATTTATCCTTGAGCACAAAGTGGGGCAAGGAGGTTTTGGGATCGTCTTCAAAGCGATCGACCCGCAATTAGAGCGCGATGTCGCCATCAAACTTCCCCGTGTCGATTGCGATGCGGGGCAAACCGATCGCATCCATCGCGAGGCGAGAATCGTTGCGACGCTGGAACATCCCAACATCGTCCGCGTCTACGAAGCTGGGATCGACGGCGAAACCTCGTTTATCGTTTCCCAGTTCTGCGACGGCCCCGATCTGAGAATGTGGCTGCTGTCCAACGACAACCATCCGTCACCGGAGCAGTCGGCCGAACTGATCGCCGAGCTCGCCGATGCGATCGCGTACGCCCATCACAATGGCGTCCTGCACCGCGACATCAAACCGGGCAATGTGCTGTTGTTTCCGAACAACGGTTCGACGCCAGCGTCTTCGAAACCCGCGCGATGTCGTTTGCCGTTCATACCAAAGATCACCGATTTCGGCCTTGCGTCGATGCAGTCCGACGATTGGTCCCGAACCCGCACTAGCGTGGTGATCGGGACTCCGATGTACATGGCTCCCGAATGCATGGGGGCCGGTACGCAGCGGCCCGGCGCGGGATGCGACATCTACAGCCTGGGAGCCATTCTTTACGAATTGCTAACCAAGCGACCACCGTTGGAAGGTGAGTTCTTCGGTCAGTTGCTGCATCGGATTGGCAACGACGTCCCCGTGCCGCCGCACGTGGTCTTCCCGGACGTCCCCATCGATCTCTCGTTGATCTGCAGCAAGTGCCTGAGCAAAGAGGTCGACGATCGGTATCGATCCGCCGAGGAGTTGCACGACGACCTCCGCCGTTTCCTCGACGGCCAGCCGATCCATGCGCGATTGCCCACCTGGCGAGATCGTTTTGCGCGGTGGACCTCACGCCCCCAACGACTCCGATTCGCCGGGCTCTATACGATCTGGATGCACTTAATCGTCGTCAGCTGGCTGGTGGTGCAATTATCCACCTCCATCGCGCTGGGAGTAAAGCTGCCGGACATGGCTGCGCACATCCGCGACATCGCGATGGTTTCGTGTCTGTTGCACTTGCCCAACGCCTGGCTCGGTTGGCGCGTGTTCCGCGGTTCGCGGTGGGCGTTTATCCCCGCGATGCTTACAAGCGCCGCGTCGTTTGGGATCCTCTGCTATTCGGCATTCAACTCCAGCGTTGCGTTCGATTACAACTATCCCACCACGCTCTCGAAAGTTGCGATCTTCTCGATCCTGATCATTGCCAGCCTGATCGATTCGCTCAATTACGTGTTTGCGACCCCAGCTCATTTGCGCACGGCCCAGCCCGACAACGATTTCCGCCGATCCTTGCTCTAG
- a CDS encoding alpha/beta hydrolase family protein produces MSHQVVGQSTAPELTTLDSHFPMQVPASKQAIESQNEHVRTMLRLANGLIPMPELADPQPTIYGRREMDGYSIEKIYFESLPGFYVTGNLYRPAKAADKAPIVLSAHGHWTDGRFYDAGDKAARAAIAMGAERFESAAHNVIQARCVQFARMGCVVLNWDMVGHADSQQISIDRIHGFRTQAAEIENTADGWLLFSPQAESHLQSPMGLQTINTLQAVRVAQMLPGVDSSRIAMTGASGGGTQTFVAAAIQPAITAAFPAVMVSTGMQGGCTCENACYLRIDGGNIHIASCIAPRWLGMTAADDWTRTMPTDGFPELQRVYELFGAKNRVSLAPAIHFKHNYNHVSRVACYSMLNKAFGLGLQEPILESDFQRLTAEELTVWDDQHPAPPAGLDFERKLLKAWHESTQRKLQRTLAVADDKGAGFRDVAGPAVEAMVGYRADEGVAKAEFDLASKQEDNGSLVMTGDLTSAGEADKLPVYFNYPDQWNGNVTLVADVGGIAAVEKRLADPESPYAKLLAWGTCIATCDLPAAEGDDEGTKQKLVRQDRLAACFTYGYNRALLLRRAKSLLTLAQFMRNHERTPKQIQMDGLGEAGPIVAVAGAVAGPLVDGCRIDRGDFRFQDVANIADANFVPGGARYLDLPGILALHAPRPLEVNGGAKGTFDATEAQYKKMGALGSLKIAEHESANSQ; encoded by the coding sequence ATGAGTCACCAGGTTGTTGGCCAATCGACCGCGCCCGAATTGACGACGCTCGATTCCCACTTCCCGATGCAGGTCCCCGCCAGCAAGCAGGCGATCGAGTCGCAGAACGAACACGTTCGCACGATGCTGCGATTGGCTAACGGATTGATTCCGATGCCCGAGTTGGCCGATCCGCAGCCGACGATTTATGGCCGCCGCGAAATGGACGGCTACAGCATCGAAAAGATCTACTTCGAGAGCCTGCCCGGTTTTTATGTGACCGGGAATTTGTATCGCCCCGCCAAGGCAGCCGACAAGGCGCCGATCGTCTTGAGCGCCCACGGCCACTGGACCGACGGTCGATTCTACGACGCCGGTGACAAAGCGGCGCGAGCGGCGATCGCGATGGGAGCCGAGCGTTTTGAATCGGCAGCTCATAACGTCATCCAAGCTCGCTGCGTGCAGTTCGCGCGGATGGGATGTGTCGTCTTGAACTGGGATATGGTCGGGCACGCCGACAGTCAACAGATCTCGATCGACCGGATTCACGGTTTCCGCACTCAGGCCGCCGAGATCGAAAACACCGCCGACGGTTGGTTGTTGTTCAGTCCTCAGGCCGAAAGCCATCTGCAATCGCCGATGGGGCTGCAGACGATCAATACGTTGCAGGCGGTCCGCGTCGCTCAGATGCTGCCGGGCGTCGATTCGTCGCGAATCGCGATGACGGGAGCCAGCGGTGGCGGAACGCAGACCTTCGTCGCCGCTGCGATCCAACCAGCGATCACCGCCGCGTTTCCCGCGGTGATGGTCAGCACGGGGATGCAGGGAGGATGCACCTGCGAAAACGCTTGCTATCTGAGGATCGATGGCGGAAACATTCACATCGCATCGTGCATCGCTCCGCGTTGGTTGGGGATGACCGCTGCGGACGATTGGACTCGCACGATGCCGACCGACGGATTTCCCGAACTGCAACGCGTCTACGAATTGTTTGGCGCCAAGAACCGCGTCAGCCTCGCCCCGGCGATCCACTTCAAGCACAACTACAATCACGTCAGCCGCGTCGCCTGTTATTCGATGCTGAACAAAGCGTTTGGGCTGGGGCTGCAGGAGCCGATCCTCGAATCCGACTTCCAACGGTTGACCGCGGAAGAGCTGACCGTTTGGGATGACCAGCACCCTGCCCCGCCGGCTGGCTTGGACTTCGAACGCAAGCTGCTGAAGGCTTGGCACGAATCGACGCAGCGGAAACTCCAGCGGACGCTAGCGGTTGCTGATGACAAGGGAGCAGGATTTCGCGACGTCGCTGGGCCCGCGGTCGAAGCGATGGTTGGATACCGCGCCGACGAAGGCGTTGCAAAAGCTGAATTCGATTTGGCGTCGAAGCAGGAAGATAATGGCAGCCTGGTGATGACGGGGGACCTGACGTCGGCTGGCGAGGCGGACAAGTTGCCCGTCTACTTCAACTATCCCGATCAATGGAACGGCAACGTCACGCTGGTCGCCGACGTCGGCGGAATCGCCGCGGTCGAGAAACGCCTGGCCGATCCGGAGTCTCCCTACGCGAAACTGCTGGCATGGGGAACCTGTATCGCCACCTGCGATCTGCCCGCTGCCGAAGGAGATGACGAGGGGACGAAACAGAAACTGGTCCGCCAGGATCGGCTAGCCGCCTGTTTCACCTACGGATACAACCGCGCTTTGTTGCTGCGTCGCGCGAAGTCGTTGCTAACGTTGGCTCAGTTCATGCGCAACCACGAGCGGACTCCAAAGCAGATCCAGATGGATGGTCTTGGGGAAGCGGGCCCGATCGTCGCGGTAGCTGGTGCTGTCGCGGGACCGTTGGTCGACGGTTGCCGCATCGACCGCGGAGACTTCCGCTTCCAGGATGTCGCCAACATCGCCGACGCCAACTTTGTTCCCGGCGGAGCCCGCTATCTGGACCTGCCTGGAATCTTGGCCCTTCACGCACCGCGGCCGTTGGAAGTGAACGGCGGGGCAAAGGGAACGTTCGACGCAACGGAAGCTCAGTATAAGAAGATGGGGGCACTGGGCAGCTTGAAGATCGCCGAACACGAGTCGGCTAATAGCCAATGA
- a CDS encoding sigma-70 family RNA polymerase sigma factor has product MNRLTKSTRAWSDLMQDVRSGDPAALDELLALTGHYLNEASARYPLPANIRSKLSDSDLVQNTLLEIAQDLAKFRGTNQAAFLDWAQRTLRNNFVDARRKFHDAERRDVRREVELESGLFHREGSPSRIVKRAERDEQLEQAIAALPDRARKVIELRNIKGMSWEAVGDRLDVSADAARKLWTRAVKRLQEILAVQESSFG; this is encoded by the coding sequence ATGAATAGGCTGACAAAATCCACGCGAGCGTGGAGCGACTTGATGCAGGATGTGCGTTCGGGCGATCCCGCTGCATTGGACGAATTACTTGCTTTGACTGGCCACTATTTGAATGAGGCCTCGGCGCGTTACCCATTGCCAGCAAACATTCGGTCCAAGTTGAGCGATTCCGATCTGGTGCAAAACACCCTGCTGGAAATCGCTCAAGATCTCGCCAAATTCCGCGGTACAAACCAAGCCGCATTTCTGGACTGGGCTCAACGCACGCTGCGGAACAATTTTGTCGATGCGCGACGCAAGTTCCACGATGCCGAACGACGCGACGTGCGGCGCGAAGTCGAACTCGAGTCGGGACTTTTCCATCGCGAGGGTTCGCCAAGCAGGATCGTGAAGAGAGCCGAACGCGATGAACAACTGGAACAGGCGATCGCAGCGCTCCCCGATCGCGCTCGCAAAGTGATCGAATTGCGCAACATCAAAGGGATGAGCTGGGAAGCGGTTGGCGACCGATTAGACGTTTCCGCCGATGCGGCCCGAAAATTGTGGACCCGCGCCGTAAAACGCCTCCAAGAAATATTGGCAGTTCAGGAGAGTAGCTTTGGCTAA
- a CDS encoding serine/threonine-protein kinase — protein MLEREVGRGGFGIVYQALDPNLNRFVALKIPRCDSRDAHVSRLQREAQIIATLDHPGICRVYEAQFDSRIPYIVSQLCDGPDLREWLLDNPNRLSFEAIAELIGLLADALQYAHSQGVLHRDIKPGNVLLFPPKADNTTPSTLSFQPRLTDFGLASMSSADWSNTRTSVVLGTLMYMAPECLDGAESAPAAGADIYSLGAMMYELLTGQPLMEGAQLGEFLQRISNETPELPHRIRPDTPIDLSLICSKCLRKEVDERYRSAAELSDDLQRYLDGRPVVARMPTRYERFTKWCSQPQRLRIAGLSSLWCHLLVVGWMFSQLAVIIPLGLTSQADIVQSVQDFVWSAGLVHLPKAWLGYRLIRGSRWAFWISAVTSLGCLSIFLVSAFDTSAAFEHSFPTPLTKVSVFSILIIACLVESINYLLAIPAYLRTRAKKPRQQPVS, from the coding sequence GTGCTAGAACGCGAAGTGGGCCGCGGTGGATTTGGAATCGTCTACCAAGCGTTGGATCCCAATCTAAATCGTTTCGTGGCGCTGAAGATACCGCGTTGCGATTCGCGCGACGCGCACGTCAGCCGCTTGCAACGCGAGGCGCAAATAATCGCCACGCTCGACCATCCTGGCATCTGCCGGGTCTATGAAGCGCAGTTCGATAGCCGCATCCCCTACATCGTTTCCCAATTGTGCGACGGTCCCGATCTGCGCGAGTGGTTGCTGGACAACCCCAATCGATTGAGCTTTGAAGCGATCGCCGAACTGATTGGTCTGTTGGCCGATGCCCTGCAATACGCTCACAGCCAAGGAGTGCTGCATCGCGACATCAAACCGGGCAACGTGCTGTTATTCCCACCAAAAGCTGACAACACCACCCCCTCGACGCTCTCCTTCCAGCCTCGGCTGACCGATTTTGGCCTGGCCTCGATGTCCTCTGCCGATTGGTCCAACACACGTACCAGTGTGGTCCTGGGAACGTTGATGTACATGGCACCCGAGTGCCTCGACGGCGCCGAGTCCGCGCCAGCCGCCGGGGCAGACATCTACAGTCTCGGCGCGATGATGTACGAACTGCTGACCGGCCAACCGCTCATGGAAGGCGCCCAGCTAGGCGAATTTCTGCAGCGAATCTCCAACGAAACGCCCGAGCTGCCACATCGCATCCGCCCCGATACGCCGATCGATCTGTCGTTGATCTGCAGCAAATGCCTTCGCAAAGAGGTCGACGAACGCTACCGATCCGCTGCGGAACTAAGCGATGACTTGCAGCGGTATCTCGATGGCCGTCCCGTCGTAGCGCGGATGCCCACCCGGTACGAACGATTTACCAAATGGTGCTCGCAGCCCCAGCGACTCCGCATCGCCGGGCTCTCATCGCTGTGGTGTCATCTATTAGTCGTAGGATGGATGTTCTCCCAACTGGCCGTCATCATCCCCCTGGGGCTCACTTCTCAAGCCGACATCGTCCAGTCGGTACAAGATTTTGTCTGGAGTGCGGGCTTGGTTCATCTGCCCAAAGCGTGGCTCGGCTATCGCCTAATCCGTGGTTCGCGTTGGGCCTTCTGGATATCTGCGGTAACCAGTCTAGGATGTCTGTCCATCTTTCTCGTTTCCGCTTTCGACACCAGCGCCGCCTTTGAACACAGCTTTCCCACGCCGCTGACCAAGGTCTCGGTCTTCTCGATATTGATCATCGCCTGTCTTGTTGAATCGATCAATTATCTGCTAGCGATTCCAGCTTACCTTCGCACCCGAGCCAAGAAACCTCGCCAACAGCCGGTGTCGTGA